The following are encoded together in the Zingiber officinale cultivar Zhangliang chromosome 8A, Zo_v1.1, whole genome shotgun sequence genome:
- the LOC122012325 gene encoding GDP-mannose transporter GONST1-like: MMGFTHAPLNSPDGHHGRLDYEDNSSLLLNGERNGLVSHDQDGSLLGPATSPVVSGRRDVSRPLSGVRSFEDDVDLEDGKVEKERDKPLRYDRPLKLNNQAFLSGLAYCLSSCSMILVNKVVLSGYDFNAGISLMLYQNLVSVVVVSILTSFGVVSTEPLTWKLIKVWLPVNIIFVGMLVTSMFSLKYINVAMVTVLKNVTNVITAIGEMYLFMKHHDRKVWTALILMIVSAISGGITDLSFSSIGYAWQILNCFLTASYSLTLRRVMDTAKQVTKSGNLNEFSMVLLNNILSLPLGLLLIFAFNEVDYLCKTPLLKMPMFWLVATLSGFLGLAISFTSMWFLHQTGATTYSLVGSLNKIPLSIAGILLFKVPTSFENLLSIVFGLLAGVFFARAKMR; this comes from the exons ATGATGGGCTTCAC ACATGCTCCTCTGAACTCTCCTGATGGACATCATGGAAGACTTGACTATGAAGATAACAGTAGTTTACTTTTGAATGGAGAAAGAAATGGTTTGGTGAGCCATGATCAGGATGGAAGTTTACTAGGTCCTGCAACAAGTCCCGTAGTGAGTGGAAGAAGAGACGTTAGCAG GCCACTATCTGGTGTAAGATCCTTTGAAGATGATGTGGACTTAGAAGATGGTAAAGTTGAAAAGGAAAGGGATAAACCTTTACGCTATGATAGACCTCTAAAGTTGAATAACCAAGCTTTTCTATCTGGTCTTGCATACTGCTTATCATCATGTAGTATGATACTTGTCAACAAGGTAGTGTTGTCTGGGTATGATTTTAATGCTGGGATATCGCTAATGCTTTACCAG AACCTTGTTTCAGTCGTAGTAGTCTCCATTTTGACTTCATTTGGTGTTGTATCAACGGAACCACTCACTTGGAAATTAATCAAAGTTTGGTTACCAGTGAATATAATATTTGTTGGGATGCTTGTCACAAGCATGTTTAG CTTAAAATACATCAATGTTGCCATGGTAACAGTTCTTAAGAATGTTACCAATGTCATTACTGCTATCGGTGAGATGTACCTTTTCATGAAGCATCATGACAGGAAAGTGTGGACAGCTCTGAtcctaatg ATAGTTTCGGCAATTTCTGGAGGGATAACGGACCTATCATTTAGCTCAATTGGCTATGCATGGCAAATCTTAAATTGTTTTCTGACAGCATCCTATTCG TTAACACTACGGCGAGTTATGGATACTGCAAAGCAAGTCACCAAATCAGGGAACTTAAATGAGTTTTCAATGGTTTTGCTTAATAACATCCTTTCTCTTCCTCTGGGACTTCTTCTTATATTTGCTTTCAATGAAGTTGATTATCTTTGTAAAAC GCCACTTTTGAAGATGCCTATGTTTTGGCTGGTGGCAACTTTAAGTGGGTTTCTAGGTCTTGCTATCAGCTTCACTTCAATGTGGTTTCTTCATCAGACAGGTGCAACTACATACAG CCTTGTAGGATCGCTAAATAAGATTCCGCTTTCAATTGCTGGAATCCTTCTTTTTAAAGTTCCGACCAGCTTTGAGAATCTGTTGAGCATTGTTTTTG GTCTCTTAGCTGGTGTATTTTTTGCTAGAGCAAAAATGCGATAA
- the LOC122008043 gene encoding pollen-specific protein C13-like, producing MTKHLILASAALFAVACILPSIALAARGVASVKPGFVVQGRVFCDTCRAGFETPASTYVRGAKVKVECHRQAAGEATSSFEGTTDHTGTYNILVAGEHEDEMCESMLVSSPESGCKATLQGREKAPVFLSNNNGIASTTRYANALGFQKDTPLPVCAQLLKVYELDDEEEN from the exons ATGACCAAACACTTAATCTTGGCATCCGCTGCTCTTTTTGCAGTGGCGTGCATCCTCCCATCGATCGCGTTAGCGGCCCGCGGTGTGGCCAGCGTCAAGCCGGGATTCGTCGTCCAGGGCCGCGTCTTCTGCGACACATGCCGCGCCGGGTTCGAGACGCCGGCGTCAACCTACGTTAGAG GTGCAAAGGTAAAAGTCGAGTGCCACCGGCAAGCCGCAGGGGAAGCAACATCCAGTTTTGAGGGTACTACTGACCACACCGGCACCTACAATATCCTAGTTGCTGGGGAACATGAGGATGAGATGTGTGAATCTATGCTCGTTAGCAGTCCTGAGAGTGGGTGCAAGGCTACACTCCAGGGCCGTGAGAAAGCTCCTGTGTTCCTCAGTAATAATAACGGTATTGCTTCAACCACCAGATATGCGAATGCCCTTGGATTCCAGAAGGACACTCCCTTACCTGTGTGCGCTCAGCTGCTCAAGGTCTATGAGCtggatgatgaagaagaaaattGA